The Melospiza melodia melodia isolate bMelMel2 chromosome 7, bMelMel2.pri, whole genome shotgun sequence genome has a segment encoding these proteins:
- the LOC134420476 gene encoding serine/threonine-protein kinase pim-1-like, with the protein EIVLLAKVSTGFPGVVQLLEWLELPNCIVMVLERPEQCQDLHRFIQARRFLPEEEARELFRQVLEAVRHCTSCGVLHRDIKPENILVDLDTGQAKLIDFGCGTYLQDTV; encoded by the coding sequence gagatcgtgctgctggccaaggtgtccactggcttccccggtgtggtccagctgctggagtggctcgagctccccaactgcatcgtgatggtgctggagcggccagagcagtgtcaggacctgcatcgTTTCATtcaggcacggcggttcctgcccgaggaggaggcgcgggagctgttccgccaggtgctggaggccgtgcggcactgcaccagctgcggggtcctgcacagggacatcaagccagagaacatcctggttgacctggacaccgggcaggccaaactgattgactttggctgtggcacctacctgcaggacacagtc